The Benincasa hispida cultivar B227 chromosome 11, ASM972705v1, whole genome shotgun sequence genome has a segment encoding these proteins:
- the LOC120089791 gene encoding probable ribosome biogenesis protein RLP24 has protein sequence MRLEKCWFCSSTIYPGHGIQFVRNDATIFRFCRSKCHKNFKMKRNPRKVKWTKAYRRLHGKDMTQDSTFEFERKRNRPERYDRNLTEETLKAIRKIDKVRADRESRHIARRHQGKKAKELSEAQKELDQSISLVKAPSALKEDPSLTLPKIKIKVVPSQAEQTQRMEE, from the exons ATGAGGTTAGAGAAGTGTTGGTTCTGTTCCTCCACAATATATCCAGGACATGGTATTCAGTTTGTTCGCAATGATGCGACG ATTTTTAGATTTTGTCGGTCAAAATGCCATAAGAACTTCAAGATGAAGAGAAATCCACGTAAAGTAAAATGGACTAAGGCTTACAGGAGATTGCATGGAAAAGATATGACACAG GACTCGACTTTTGAGTTTGAGAGGAAGCGTAATAGGCCGGAGAGATATGATAGGAATCTCACTGAAGAGACATTGAAGGCTATTAGGAAGATTGATAAAGTCAGAGCAGATAGGGAATCGAGACACATTGCACGCAG ACATCAAGGAAAGAAAGCAAAGGAGCTCAGCGAGGCACAAAAGGAATTGGATCAAAGCATCAGTTTGGTCAAAGCACCTTCTGCTCTCAAGGAGGATCCTTCCCTCACCCTTCCAAAGATCAAAATCAAGGTGGTACCATCACAAGCAGAGCAAACTCAGCGGATGGAAGAATGA
- the LOC120090991 gene encoding DUF21 domain-containing protein At1g47330-like isoform X1 — MAEDVRCCESKFFLFLLIIIGLVAFAGLMAGLTLGLMSLGLVDLEVLIKSGRPQDRKHAAKILPVVKNQHLLLCTLLIGNSLAMEALPIFLDMIVPPWAAVLVSVTLILMFGEILPQAICTRYGLKVGAIMAPLVRILLMVFFPISYPISKVLDWMLGKGHAVLLRRAELKTFVNFHGNEAGKGGDLTHDETTIIAGALELTEKTAKDAMTSISNAFSLDLDATLDLETLNAIMTKGHSRVPVYSGDPKNIIGLVLVKNLLTVDPEDRVSLRKMIIRKIPRVSEDMPLYDILNEFQKGHSHIAVVFKKHGHQSETLLKKDNGVDSGDAAAAQNIGMKMESAQTIAEKAGGQQTKKSPPATPAFKKRHRGCSFCILDVENAPLPVFPPGEEVVGVITMEDVIEELLQEEILDETDEYVNIHNRIKINMQPSPEKPSTNPSQPSPNVNL; from the exons ATGGCGGAAGATGTTCGGTGTTGCGAGTCGAAGTTCTTTTTGTTCTTGTTGATAATCATAGGATTGGTGGCCTTCGCTGGACTCATGGCTGGGCTCACTTTGGGTCTCATGTCTCTCGGCCTTGTTGACTTGGAAGTTTTGATAAAGTCCGGCCGCCCTCAGGATCGCAAACACGCCG CTAAGATATTGCCAGTGGTAAAGAATCAGCATCTTCTACTTTGCACGCTTTTGATTGGTAACTCTTTGGCAATGGAG GCTCTTCCGATATTCTTGGATATGATTGTACCTCCCTGGGCAGCTGTCCTTGTATCGGTTACTCTTATTCTCATGTTTGGAGAG ATATTGCCGCAAGCAATTTGTACTCGTTATGGATTGAAAGTTGGGGCAATAATGGCACCTCTCGTTCGAATTCTTCTCATGGTTTTCTTTCCCATTTCTTATCCAATTAGTAAG GTTCTTGATTGGATGTTAGGGAAAGGGCACGCTGTCCTCTTAAGGAGAGCAGAGCTCAAGACATTTGTGAACTTTCATGGAAATGAG GCTGGAAAAGGTGGAGATTTAACTCATGATGAGACTACTATTATTGCTGGGGCACTTGAATTGACTGAAAAGACAGCAAAAGATGCTATGACATCGATATCAAATGCATTTTCCCTTGATCTGGATGCAACTCTTGATTT GGAGACACTCAATGCTATAATGACGAAAGGCCACAGTAGAGTTCCTGTTTATTCTGGAGATCCAAaaaatataattggactagttctG GTTAAAAATCTTTTGACTGTTGATCCAGAAGATAGAGTTTCCCTTAGAAAAATGATTATTAGAAAAATTCCACG GGTTTCTGAAGACATGCCTCTGTATGacattttaaatgaatttcaaaagggCCATAGTCACATTGCTGTGGTATTCAAGAAACATGGTCACCAATCTGAAACATTGCTGAAAAAAG ACAATGGTGTTGACTCTGGTGATGCTGCTGCTGCTCAAAATATAGGGATGAAAATGGAATCAGCTCAAACAATAGCTGAAAAGGCTGGCGGCCAACAGACGAAGAAAAGTCCACCAGCTACTCCTGCTTTTAAGAAACGACACAGAGGTTGTTCATTCTGTATTTTAGATGTTGAAAATGCACCTCTTCCTGTCTTTCCACCTGGTGAAGAGGTGGTTGGTGTCATTACTATGGAGGATGTgattgaagaacttcttcag GAGGAGATATTAGACGAAACAGACGAGTATGTCAATATCCACAACAG AATAAAAATCAACATGCAACCATCTCCAGAAAAACCCAGCACCAATCCATCACAGCCTTCCCCGAATGTTAATTTGTGA
- the LOC120090991 gene encoding DUF21 domain-containing protein At1g47330-like isoform X3, which translates to MAEDVRCCESKFFLFLLIIIGLVAFAGLMAGLTLGLMSLGLVDLEVLIKSGRPQDRKHAAKILPVVKNQHLLLCTLLIGNSLAMEALPIFLDMIVPPWAAVLVSVTLILMFGEILPQAICTRYGLKVGAIMAPLVRILLMVFFPISYPISKVLDWMLGKGHAVLLRRAELKTFVNFHGNEAGKGGDLTHDETTIIAGALELTEKTAKDAMTSISNAFSLDLDATLDLETLNAIMTKGHSRVPVYSGDPKNIIGLVLVKNLLTVDPEDRVSLRKMIIRKIPRQWC; encoded by the exons ATGGCGGAAGATGTTCGGTGTTGCGAGTCGAAGTTCTTTTTGTTCTTGTTGATAATCATAGGATTGGTGGCCTTCGCTGGACTCATGGCTGGGCTCACTTTGGGTCTCATGTCTCTCGGCCTTGTTGACTTGGAAGTTTTGATAAAGTCCGGCCGCCCTCAGGATCGCAAACACGCCG CTAAGATATTGCCAGTGGTAAAGAATCAGCATCTTCTACTTTGCACGCTTTTGATTGGTAACTCTTTGGCAATGGAG GCTCTTCCGATATTCTTGGATATGATTGTACCTCCCTGGGCAGCTGTCCTTGTATCGGTTACTCTTATTCTCATGTTTGGAGAG ATATTGCCGCAAGCAATTTGTACTCGTTATGGATTGAAAGTTGGGGCAATAATGGCACCTCTCGTTCGAATTCTTCTCATGGTTTTCTTTCCCATTTCTTATCCAATTAGTAAG GTTCTTGATTGGATGTTAGGGAAAGGGCACGCTGTCCTCTTAAGGAGAGCAGAGCTCAAGACATTTGTGAACTTTCATGGAAATGAG GCTGGAAAAGGTGGAGATTTAACTCATGATGAGACTACTATTATTGCTGGGGCACTTGAATTGACTGAAAAGACAGCAAAAGATGCTATGACATCGATATCAAATGCATTTTCCCTTGATCTGGATGCAACTCTTGATTT GGAGACACTCAATGCTATAATGACGAAAGGCCACAGTAGAGTTCCTGTTTATTCTGGAGATCCAAaaaatataattggactagttctG GTTAAAAATCTTTTGACTGTTGATCCAGAAGATAGAGTTTCCCTTAGAAAAATGATTATTAGAAAAATTCCACG ACAATGGTGTTGA
- the LOC120090991 gene encoding DUF21 domain-containing protein At1g47330-like isoform X2, with protein MAEDVRCCESKFFLFLLIIIGLVAFAGLMAGLTLGLMSLGLVDLEVLIKSGRPQDRKHAAKILPVVKNQHLLLCTLLIGNSLAMEALPIFLDMIVPPWAAVLVSVTLILMFGEILPQAICTRYGLKVGAIMAPLVRILLMVFFPISYPISKVLDWMLGKGHAVLLRRAELKTFVNFHGNEAGKGGDLTHDETTIIAGALELTEKTAKDAMTSISNAFSLDLDATLDLETLNAIMTKGHSRVPVYSGDPKNIIGLVLVKNLLTVDPEDRVSLRKMIIRKIPRFSSSTTTGFLKTCLCMTF; from the exons ATGGCGGAAGATGTTCGGTGTTGCGAGTCGAAGTTCTTTTTGTTCTTGTTGATAATCATAGGATTGGTGGCCTTCGCTGGACTCATGGCTGGGCTCACTTTGGGTCTCATGTCTCTCGGCCTTGTTGACTTGGAAGTTTTGATAAAGTCCGGCCGCCCTCAGGATCGCAAACACGCCG CTAAGATATTGCCAGTGGTAAAGAATCAGCATCTTCTACTTTGCACGCTTTTGATTGGTAACTCTTTGGCAATGGAG GCTCTTCCGATATTCTTGGATATGATTGTACCTCCCTGGGCAGCTGTCCTTGTATCGGTTACTCTTATTCTCATGTTTGGAGAG ATATTGCCGCAAGCAATTTGTACTCGTTATGGATTGAAAGTTGGGGCAATAATGGCACCTCTCGTTCGAATTCTTCTCATGGTTTTCTTTCCCATTTCTTATCCAATTAGTAAG GTTCTTGATTGGATGTTAGGGAAAGGGCACGCTGTCCTCTTAAGGAGAGCAGAGCTCAAGACATTTGTGAACTTTCATGGAAATGAG GCTGGAAAAGGTGGAGATTTAACTCATGATGAGACTACTATTATTGCTGGGGCACTTGAATTGACTGAAAAGACAGCAAAAGATGCTATGACATCGATATCAAATGCATTTTCCCTTGATCTGGATGCAACTCTTGATTT GGAGACACTCAATGCTATAATGACGAAAGGCCACAGTAGAGTTCCTGTTTATTCTGGAGATCCAAaaaatataattggactagttctG GTTAAAAATCTTTTGACTGTTGATCCAGAAGATAGAGTTTCCCTTAGAAAAATGATTATTAGAAAAATTCCACG TTTTTCTTCCTCAACTACTACAGGGTTTCTGAAGACATGCCTCTGTATGacattttaa
- the LOC120090104 gene encoding probable LRR receptor-like serine/threonine-protein kinase At2g16250, whose product MEVQAHRRYLLVVVVLFLLIQCGLGQKEWLNSSTEWTALLDLRSSLGLRGKDWPIKANPCSAWTGVKCKAGRVVGITVSGLRRTQSGRLSPRFAVDALANFTSLVSFNASGFLLPGSIPDWFGQSLVELQVLDLRSSSIVGPIPSSIGNLSKLTDLYLSGNSLTGIMPSAIGQLSQLSVLDLSRNLLTGSIPAILSSPNHLTRLELASNFLSGPIPPSISALKKLQLLDLSDNSLTSSVPSELGNLSELLVLDLSKNSLTGALPVDLRGLRNLERMNIGDNGLEGPLPVDLFQSLAQLEILVLRGNKLDGRLNHDLLSHPKLKFLDVSNNNFTGSLPSFVPNSVAVFNFSNNVLYGHLNLPLEFDGLIDLSGNYFQGVIVDKSHNAILSGNCLDMEPDQRNFEACSLFYSERTLTFEGFKKGNPDELERGHVRKNRLKFIMVGLFGGLGFVVICVLILVVLLKFCGKGKANKRGKANVGPVPDGDSPSLPKDPVYFAGLGDSFTYEQMLHCAGNFSKDNLIKHGHSGDLYKGFLEGGLPVVIKKVNMEYLKNETYSLELDFFSKVSHMRLVPFLGHCFEREDEKLLVYKCMPNGDLASCLQNISSSEDDNAQSLDWIIRLKIAIGAAEALSYLHHECNPPLVHRDIQASSILLDDKFEVRLGSLSEACVLDGDQHQNVFTRLRRKPQSSEQCSSGSSPASCSQDIYCFGKVLLELVTGKVGISKAEDATTKEWLEHTLSNISIHDKELVTKIVDPSLILDDDLLEEVWAMSIIAKSCLNPKSSRRPLMRYILKALENPLKVVREESSSSGRLRTTSSRRSWSAAFHGSWRHSSSDVNRESGSGSKQGGRISSHGSCGYDFSSSNKRLSNEIVPEPEEFRDVES is encoded by the exons ATGGAAGTTCAAGCTCACCGGCGGTATCTGCTAGTTGtagtggtgttgtttttattgatTCAGTGTGGTTTAGGTCAGAAGGAATGGTTGAACTCCAGTACAGAGTGGACGGCGTTACTCGATCTCCGATCATCGTTAGGGTTAAGAGGCAAAGATTGGCCAATTAAAGCCAACCCCTGTTCCGCTTGGACCGGAGTTAAATGTAAAGCTGGTCGAGTTGTTGGGATCACTGTGTCAGGTCTGAGGCGAACGCAGAGTGGGCGGCTCAGCCCTCGTTTCGCCGTCGATGCGCTTGCCAATTTTACCTCCTTGGTTTCGTTCAATGCGTCTGGGTTTTTGCTTCCTGGGTCCATTCCGGACTGGTTTGGTCAGTCTCTCGTTGAGCTTCAAGTGCTTGATCTACGTTCTTCGTCGATTGTTGGCCCAATTCCTTCCTCTATTGGCAATTTAAGTAAGCTCACTGATCTTTATTTATCTGGTAATAGTCTTACTGGTATTATGCCTTCGGCAATAGGACAGTTATCTCAACTATCTGTTCTTGATCTCTCGAGAAATCTGCTTACTGGGTCAATACCTGCCATTCTTTCATCTCCGAACCATCTTACACGGCTTGAACTTGCCTCGAATTTTTTATCTGGACCTATCCCACCCAGTATAAGCGCTCTTAAGAAACTGCAATTGTTGGATCTTTCGGACAATAGTTTAACGTCCTCCGTACCAAGTGAATTGGGTAACCTTTCTGAATTACTGGTGCTTGATCTCAGCAAGAATTCACTGACGGGTGCGTTACCTGTGGATTTGAGGGGGTTAAGAAATTTAGAAAGGATGAATATTGGAGATAATGGCTTAGAGGGCCCTTTGCCGGTTGACTTGTTTCAAAGCCTTGCTCAGTTGGAAATTTTggttttgagaggaaataaacttGATGGCCGTCTGAATCATGACTTGCTATCACACCCCAAATTGAAGTTTCTCGATGTATCCAACAACAACTTTACGGGTAGTTTGCCAAGTTTTGTGCCAAACAGTGTGGCCGTATTCAACTTCTCAAATAATGTTCTTTATGGTCATCTAAATCTACCGCTCGAATTTGATGGGTTAATCGATTTATCTGGAAATTATTTCCAGGGTGTCATAGTCGACAAGAGTCATAATGCTATCCTCAGTGGGAACTGCCTGGATATGGAGCCAGATCAAAGAAATTTTGAGGCTTGTAGCCTCTTCTACTCAGAGAGAACCTTAACTTTTGAAGGTTTTAAAAAGGGAAATCCAGACGAACTAGAGCGTGGTCATGTTAGAAAAAATCGTTTGAAGTTCATAATGGTGGGACTATTTGGTGGATTGGGCTTTGTTGTTATTTGTGTGCTTATCCTCGTGGTGCTCTTGAAATTTTGTGGTAAAGGTAAAGCAAATAAGAGAGGAAAAGCAAATGTAGGTCCTGTTCCAGATGGAGACAGCCCTTCACTTCCAAAGGATCCGGTCTACTTTGCTGGTCTGGGAGATTCATTTACTTATGAGCAGATGCTCCACTGTGCTGGGAATTTCAGCAAAGACAATCTTATAAAACATGGTCACTCTGGAGATCTCTACAAAGGGTTCCTGGAGGGTGGCCTTCCTGTAGTGATTAAAAAGGTAAATATGGAGTATTTGAAGAATGAAACGTACTCTCTGGAACTAGACTTTTTCAGCAAAGTATCGCATATGAGACTTGTCCCATTCTTGGGGCACTGCTTTGAGCGTGAGGATGAGAAGCTCTTGGTGTACAAATGTATGCCAAATGGGGACTTGGCTAGTTGCTTGCAGAACATTTCCAGTTCAGAAGATGACAATGCACAGTCCCTGGATTGGATTATCAGATTGAAAATAGCAATAGGAGCTGCTGAGGCCTTATCTTACCTGCATCATGAGTGTAACCCTCCTCTTGTCCACAG AGATATTCAAGCAAGCAGTATCCTCCTTGATGACAAATTTGAGGTGCGTCTTGGAAGCTTGAGTGAGGCCTGTGTTCTAGATGGGGATCAGCACCAAAATGTCTTCACGAGATTGCGGAGAAAGCCACA AAGCTCCGAACAATGCTCTTCTG GTTCCTCACCAGCATCATGTTCGCAGGACATTTACTGTTTCGGTAAAGTGTTATTGGAACTCGTAACAGGAAAGGTTGGTATCAGCAAAGCAGAAGATGCTACAACAAAGGAGTGGTTGGAACACACCTTGTCTAACATAAGTATCCATGACAAGGAACTCGTAACAAAGATAGTCGATCCCTCGTTAATTTTAGATGACGATCTTTTGGAAGAGGTATGGGCAATGTCGATCATCGCCAAGTCATGCCTGAACCCCAAATCATCTAGGCGACCCCTCATGAGATACATCCTTAAAGCATTGGAAAATCCCTTGAAAGTAGTCAGGGAAGAAAGCTCTAGCTCCGGCAGGTTGCGCACAACTTCATCGAGAAGATCTTGGAGTGCTGCTTTTCATGGTAGCTGGAGACACAGCTCATCAGATGTAAATAGAGAAAGTGGCAGTGGCTCTAAACAAGGAGGAAGAATAAGCTCTCATGGCAGCTGTGGATATGATTTCTCATCGTCGAATAAAAGGCTATCTAATGAAATTGTCCCCGAACCAGAAGAATTTCGAGATGTCGAGAGCTAA